One stretch of Pseudoxanthomonas sp. Root65 DNA includes these proteins:
- a CDS encoding A24 family peptidase: MAFLDQHPELGYPVVAGLGLLVGSFLNVVILRLPRRLEWEWKRDAREVLEEPELYDPPPPGIVVERSHCPHCKTALSWYENIPLFSWLALRGKCRHCKAPISPQYPIVELLTALLAVASVWRFGFGWQGFGAALLSCYLVALSGIDLRTRLLPDQLTLPLMWLGLIGSLDNLYMPAKPALLGAIAGYVSLWLVWWLFKQVTGKEGMGRGDFKLLAALGAWVGLSGVLPIILISSLVGAVVGSVWLGIKGRDRATPIPFGPYLAIAGWIVFFWGQQIVDAYLRFAGLK, from the coding sequence GTGGCATTCCTCGATCAGCACCCCGAACTCGGGTATCCGGTGGTGGCAGGCCTTGGCCTGCTGGTGGGCAGCTTCCTCAATGTGGTCATCCTGCGGCTGCCGCGGCGGCTGGAGTGGGAGTGGAAGCGCGACGCGCGCGAGGTGCTGGAGGAGCCGGAGCTGTACGATCCGCCGCCGCCCGGGATCGTGGTGGAGCGCTCGCACTGCCCGCACTGCAAGACCGCGCTCTCCTGGTACGAGAACATCCCGCTGTTCAGCTGGCTGGCCCTGCGCGGCAAGTGCCGGCACTGCAAGGCGCCCATCTCGCCGCAGTACCCGATCGTCGAACTGCTGACCGCCCTGCTGGCGGTGGCGTCGGTGTGGCGGTTCGGCTTCGGCTGGCAGGGCTTCGGCGCGGCGCTGCTGAGCTGCTACCTGGTGGCGCTGAGCGGCATCGACCTGCGCACGCGGCTGCTGCCCGACCAGTTGACGCTGCCGTTGATGTGGCTGGGTCTGATCGGCAGCCTGGACAATCTCTACATGCCGGCCAAGCCCGCGCTGCTGGGCGCGATAGCCGGATACGTATCGCTGTGGCTGGTGTGGTGGCTGTTCAAGCAGGTGACCGGCAAGGAAGGCATGGGGCGCGGCGATTTCAAGCTGCTGGCCGCACTGGGCGCCTGGGTCGGACTGAGCGGCGTGCTGCCGATCATCCTGATTTCCTCGCTGGTCGGCGCCGTGGTCGGCTCGGTGTGGCTGGGCATCAAGGGCCGCGATCGCGCCACACCGATCCCGTTCGGTCCCTATCTGGCCATCGCCGGCTGGATCGTCTTCTTCTGGGGCCAGCAGATCGTCGACGCCTACCTGCGGTTCGCCGGGCTCAAGTAA
- the ftsZ gene encoding cell division protein FtsZ: MAHFELVEKMAPNAVIKVVGVGGGGGNAVAHMVNGSVDGVEFITANTDSQAIKNCGAKLQLQLGSNVTKGLGAGANPEVGRQAALEDRERIIDALDGADMVFITAGMGGGTGTGAAPVVAQLAKEMGILTVAVVTKPFPFEGRRRMQVALKGIEELSHHCDSLITIPNEKLITVLGRNATMIQAFRAANDVLLGAVQGIADLIVRPGLINVDFADVRTVMSEMGLAMMGTGSARGDDRAQAAAEAAIQNPLLDDVNLNGANGILVNITAGPDFTMAEFDEVGRTIEGFASEDATVVVGTVLDPDMQDEVRVTVVATGLNRNAARQPVGRGGDLREPMRAPIKLVRDATTGMPIDDGFSMDPISAATSGLGLRRGSASPAPSAPASAPVAADLPSDYLDIPAFLRRQAD, from the coding sequence ATGGCACATTTCGAACTGGTTGAAAAGATGGCCCCGAATGCGGTGATCAAGGTCGTGGGCGTGGGCGGTGGCGGCGGCAACGCCGTGGCGCACATGGTCAACGGCAGCGTGGATGGCGTGGAGTTCATCACCGCCAACACCGATTCGCAGGCGATCAAGAACTGCGGCGCCAAGCTGCAGCTGCAGTTGGGCAGCAACGTCACCAAGGGCCTGGGCGCGGGCGCGAATCCGGAAGTCGGTCGCCAGGCCGCGCTGGAAGACCGCGAGCGCATCATCGACGCGCTGGACGGCGCCGACATGGTGTTCATCACCGCCGGCATGGGCGGCGGCACCGGCACCGGCGCTGCTCCGGTGGTGGCGCAGCTGGCCAAGGAGATGGGCATCCTGACCGTCGCCGTGGTCACCAAGCCGTTTCCGTTCGAAGGTCGCCGCCGCATGCAGGTCGCGCTGAAGGGAATCGAGGAACTGAGCCACCACTGCGACTCGCTGATCACCATTCCGAACGAGAAGTTGATCACCGTGCTGGGCCGCAACGCCACCATGATCCAGGCGTTCCGCGCCGCCAACGACGTGCTGCTCGGCGCCGTGCAGGGCATCGCCGACCTGATCGTCCGTCCGGGCCTGATCAACGTCGACTTCGCCGACGTGCGCACCGTGATGAGCGAGATGGGCCTGGCCATGATGGGCACCGGTTCGGCGCGTGGCGACGACCGTGCGCAGGCCGCCGCCGAGGCCGCCATCCAGAACCCGCTGCTGGACGACGTCAACCTCAACGGTGCCAACGGCATCCTGGTCAACATCACCGCCGGTCCGGACTTCACCATGGCCGAGTTCGACGAAGTGGGCCGCACCATCGAAGGCTTCGCCTCGGAAGACGCGACCGTGGTCGTGGGCACCGTGCTGGACCCGGACATGCAGGACGAAGTGCGCGTGACCGTGGTGGCCACCGGCCTGAACCGCAACGCCGCCCGCCAGCCGGTCGGCCGTGGCGGCGACCTGCGCGAGCCGATGCGCGCGCCGATCAAGCTGGTCCGCGACGCCACCACCGGGATGCCGATCGACGACGGCTTCTCGATGGACCCGATCAGCGCCGCCACCAGCGGCCTGGGCCTGCGTCGCGGCTCGGCCTCGCCGGCACCGTCGGCGCCGGCCTCCGCGCCGGTGGCGGCGGACCTGCCGTCGGACTACCTGGACATCCCCGCGTTCCTGCGCCGCCAGGCGGACTGA
- a CDS encoding M23 family metallopeptidase: MSFKTIVNNTRTWWAHASAHGAYRIRLAFHARPLASAAVLVAAGLLVGVAGRSAAGMAQVSLLQAGAEQRNAELDQVRRGAQQEINAMAARLGELQAQANRLNALGERLTRVGQLQDGEFDFNEPVGVGGNDVSYDMKPADLKDGVDKVEQQFAASGRQLSVLEALLFNRELDRNATPGRMPIANSYITSGFGGRADPFGGGGQNHKGIDFKARVGDPVLSVADGVVSFAGVKGGYGNVIDVDHGNGYVTRYAHNSRLSVRAGDLVRVGQEVAKAGSTGRSTGAHVHFEVWENGRVVNPRKFLGEGPTPVGQVKRG; this comes from the coding sequence ATGAGCTTTAAGACGATCGTAAACAATACGCGTACCTGGTGGGCCCATGCGTCCGCCCATGGTGCCTACCGCATCCGCCTCGCGTTCCACGCGCGTCCGCTGGCCAGTGCCGCGGTGCTGGTCGCGGCCGGACTACTGGTCGGCGTGGCCGGGCGCAGTGCCGCCGGCATGGCGCAGGTCTCGCTGCTGCAGGCGGGCGCCGAGCAGCGAAATGCCGAACTGGACCAGGTCCGCCGCGGCGCCCAGCAGGAAATCAACGCCATGGCCGCGCGCCTGGGCGAACTGCAGGCACAGGCCAACCGCCTGAATGCGCTCGGCGAGCGCCTGACCCGCGTGGGCCAGCTGCAGGACGGCGAATTCGACTTCAACGAGCCGGTGGGCGTGGGCGGCAACGACGTGTCCTACGACATGAAGCCGGCCGACCTGAAGGACGGCGTCGACAAGGTGGAACAGCAGTTCGCCGCCTCCGGCCGTCAGCTGTCGGTCCTGGAAGCGCTGCTGTTCAACCGCGAGCTGGACCGCAATGCGACCCCCGGCCGCATGCCGATCGCCAACAGCTACATCACCTCCGGTTTCGGCGGTCGCGCCGATCCGTTCGGCGGCGGCGGCCAGAACCACAAGGGCATCGACTTCAAGGCGCGCGTGGGCGATCCCGTGCTGTCGGTGGCTGATGGTGTGGTGAGCTTCGCCGGCGTGAAGGGCGGCTACGGCAACGTCATCGACGTCGATCACGGCAACGGCTACGTCACCCGCTATGCGCACAACTCGCGTCTCAGCGTGCGGGCCGGCGACTTGGTCCGCGTGGGCCAGGAAGTCGCCAAGGCGGGTTCGACCGGCCGCTCGACCGGTGCGCACGTGCATTTCGAAGTGTGGGAGAACGGGCGCGTGGTCAATCCGCGCAAGTTCCTGGGCGAAGGCCCCACGCCGGTGGGCCAGGTCAAGCGCGGCTGA
- the coaE gene encoding dephospho-CoA kinase (Dephospho-CoA kinase (CoaE) performs the final step in coenzyme A biosynthesis.) has protein sequence MSEYFIGLTGGIASGKSALEKAFAAHGIVVADADLLAREVVQPGTPALAAVVERFGNELLQADGQLDRVALRVRVFGHDTERRALEAIVHPAIRQRLEAICRQATSPYAIATIPLLTEGGGRAAYPWLHRILVVDTPTDVQKQRLMQRDGIDAALAEKMMAAQASRVERLALADDIVVNDGEIAHLQRAADDLHRRYLALAASMLSV, from the coding sequence ATGAGCGAGTACTTCATCGGACTGACCGGCGGCATCGCCTCGGGCAAGAGCGCGTTGGAAAAAGCATTCGCCGCGCACGGCATCGTCGTGGCCGACGCCGACCTGCTGGCGCGCGAAGTGGTCCAGCCGGGCACGCCCGCACTGGCCGCCGTGGTGGAACGCTTCGGCAATGAGTTGCTGCAGGCCGACGGCCAGCTCGACCGCGTGGCCCTGCGCGTGCGCGTATTTGGCCATGACACGGAACGTCGCGCACTGGAAGCGATCGTGCACCCCGCCATCCGTCAGCGGCTGGAAGCGATCTGCCGTCAGGCCACCAGCCCCTACGCCATCGCGACGATCCCGCTGCTTACCGAAGGCGGTGGACGCGCGGCCTACCCGTGGCTGCACCGGATCCTGGTGGTCGACACACCCACCGACGTGCAGAAGCAGCGGCTGATGCAGCGTGACGGCATCGATGCCGCGCTGGCCGAAAAGATGATGGCCGCGCAGGCCTCGCGCGTAGAGCGGCTGGCGCTGGCGGACGACATCGTCGTCAACGACGGCGAAATCGCCCACCTGCAACGCGCGGCGGACGACCTGCACCGGCGCTATCTGGCGCTGGCGGCTTCAATGTTGTCGGTCTGA
- the secA gene encoding preprotein translocase subunit SecA, which translates to MINNLLTRVFGSRNERLLKQLHRTVDKINALEAELQKLTDEQLKAKTPEFQQRIAGGESLDKILPEAFAVCREASRRVLGMRHYDVQLIGGMVLHLGKIAEMRTGEGKTLVATLPTYLNALEGKGVHVVTVNDYLARRDSAWMGRLYNWLGLSVGVVYPGMPHGDKSAAYAADITYGTNNEFGFDYLRDNMAMSRADRFQRGLHYAIVDEVDSILIDEARTPLIISGPADESPELYIRVNRIVPQLIKQENEEGEGDYWVDEKGKQVHLSEAGMEHAEALLLQAGIISEEEPLYGANNLSVVHHLNAALRAHAIYQRDVDYIVRDGEVVIVDEFTGRTLTGRRWSDGLHQAVEAKEGVPVQRENQTLASVTFQNLFRMYNKLSGMTGTADTEAFEFQSIYGLEVIVIPTNRPTVRKDSPDQVFLNRQGKFKAVLADIQDCYQRGQPVLVGTTSIETSEMLSDFLTKAGVPHEVLNAKQHEREAHIVAQAGRPRAITIATNMAGRGTDIVLGGSLEAEYEALPEDASDADRAAVKAEWQKRHDEVKAAGGLHIVGTERHESRRIDNQLRGRSGRQGDPGSSRFYLSLEDNLMRIFASDWVQKAMKLIGMKEDDVIEDKLVSRQIEKAQRKVEAHNFDIRKNLLDFDDVNNDQRKVIYAQRDELLDADSVKDNIDGIRGDVVAETVARFVPLNSVDEQWDLQGLERELGEEMGVDLSVSRWREEAEELDAETIERRVQEAMDKHFADKEAAIGDETMRALEKHIMLTVLDKNWKEHLARMDYLRQGIHLRGYAQKQPKQEYKKEAFELFSSMLERVKSEVVTLLSRVRIRSEEEVAALEAQERAMAEAQARQMQFQHQDAGGYSADEEAEQAQLAAAQGGYVQSGPMPAHRDAPKVGRNDPCPCGSGKKFKHCHGQLA; encoded by the coding sequence ATGATCAACAACCTGCTCACCCGTGTCTTCGGCAGCCGCAACGAGCGCCTGCTCAAGCAGCTGCACCGCACCGTCGACAAGATCAACGCGCTGGAAGCAGAGCTGCAGAAGCTCACCGACGAGCAGCTGAAGGCGAAGACGCCGGAGTTCCAGCAGCGCATCGCCGGCGGGGAGTCGCTCGACAAGATCCTGCCCGAAGCCTTCGCCGTCTGCCGCGAGGCCAGCCGCCGCGTGCTGGGCATGCGGCACTACGACGTGCAGCTGATCGGCGGCATGGTGCTGCACCTGGGCAAGATCGCGGAAATGCGTACGGGTGAAGGCAAGACCCTGGTCGCCACGCTGCCGACCTACCTCAATGCGCTGGAAGGCAAGGGTGTCCACGTCGTCACCGTCAACGACTACCTGGCCCGCCGCGACTCGGCCTGGATGGGTCGCCTGTACAACTGGCTGGGCCTGAGCGTCGGCGTGGTCTACCCGGGCATGCCGCACGGCGACAAGAGCGCCGCGTACGCTGCCGACATCACCTACGGCACCAACAACGAATTCGGCTTCGACTACCTGCGCGACAACATGGCCATGTCGCGGGCCGACCGCTTCCAGCGTGGCCTGCATTACGCCATCGTCGACGAAGTCGACTCCATCCTGATCGACGAGGCCCGTACTCCGCTGATCATTTCCGGCCCGGCCGACGAGTCGCCGGAGCTGTACATCCGCGTCAACCGCATCGTGCCCCAGCTGATCAAGCAGGAGAACGAGGAAGGCGAGGGCGACTACTGGGTCGACGAGAAGGGCAAGCAGGTGCACCTGTCCGAAGCGGGCATGGAGCATGCCGAGGCACTGCTGCTGCAGGCCGGCATCATCAGCGAGGAAGAACCGCTGTACGGCGCCAACAACCTGTCCGTCGTGCACCACCTCAACGCCGCGCTCCGCGCGCACGCCATCTACCAGCGCGACGTCGACTACATCGTCCGTGATGGCGAAGTGGTCATCGTCGACGAGTTCACCGGCCGCACGCTGACCGGCCGCCGCTGGTCCGACGGCCTGCACCAGGCGGTCGAGGCGAAGGAAGGCGTGCCGGTCCAGCGCGAGAACCAGACGCTGGCCAGCGTGACGTTCCAGAACCTGTTCCGCATGTACAACAAGCTGTCCGGCATGACCGGCACGGCCGATACCGAAGCCTTCGAGTTCCAGAGCATCTACGGCCTGGAAGTCATCGTCATCCCGACCAACCGCCCGACCGTGCGCAAGGATTCGCCGGACCAGGTGTTCCTCAACCGGCAGGGCAAGTTCAAGGCGGTGCTGGCCGACATCCAGGACTGCTACCAGCGCGGCCAGCCGGTGCTGGTGGGCACCACCTCGATCGAGACGTCGGAAATGCTGTCCGACTTCCTCACCAAGGCCGGCGTGCCGCACGAAGTGCTCAATGCCAAACAGCACGAGCGCGAAGCGCACATCGTCGCGCAGGCCGGTCGTCCGCGGGCGATCACCATCGCCACCAACATGGCCGGTCGCGGTACCGACATCGTGCTGGGCGGTTCGCTGGAAGCCGAATACGAAGCGCTGCCGGAAGACGCCAGCGACGCCGACCGCGCCGCGGTGAAGGCCGAATGGCAGAAGCGCCATGACGAAGTGAAGGCCGCCGGTGGCCTGCACATCGTCGGCACCGAACGCCACGAATCGCGCCGCATCGACAACCAGCTGCGTGGCCGTTCCGGCCGCCAGGGCGATCCGGGTTCGTCCCGCTTCTACCTGTCGCTGGAAGACAACCTGATGCGCATCTTCGCTTCGGACTGGGTCCAGAAGGCGATGAAGCTGATCGGCATGAAGGAAGACGACGTCATCGAGGACAAGCTGGTCAGCCGGCAGATCGAGAAGGCGCAGCGCAAGGTCGAGGCGCACAACTTCGACATCCGCAAGAACCTGCTCGACTTCGACGACGTCAACAACGACCAGCGCAAGGTGATCTACGCCCAGCGCGACGAACTGCTCGACGCCGATTCGGTGAAGGACAACATCGACGGTATCCGCGGCGACGTGGTGGCCGAGACGGTGGCGCGCTTCGTGCCGCTGAACTCGGTGGACGAGCAGTGGGACCTGCAGGGCCTGGAGCGCGAACTGGGCGAGGAAATGGGCGTGGACCTGTCCGTGTCGCGCTGGCGCGAGGAGGCCGAGGAGCTCGATGCCGAGACCATCGAGCGCCGCGTGCAGGAGGCGATGGACAAGCACTTCGCCGACAAGGAAGCGGCGATCGGCGACGAGACCATGCGGGCGCTGGAAAAGCACATCATGCTCACCGTGCTCGACAAGAACTGGAAGGAACACCTGGCGCGCATGGATTATCTGCGCCAAGGCATCCACCTGCGCGGCTACGCGCAGAAGCAGCCCAAGCAGGAGTACAAGAAGGAAGCCTTCGAGCTGTTCTCCAGCATGCTGGAGCGGGTGAAGAGCGAAGTGGTCACGCTGCTGTCGCGCGTGCGCATCCGCAGCGAGGAGGAAGTCGCCGCGCTGGAAGCGCAGGAGCGTGCGATGGCCGAAGCGCAGGCGCGGCAGATGCAGTTCCAGCACCAGGATGCCGGCGGCTACAGCGCCGACGAGGAAGCCGAGCAGGCCCAGCTGGCGGCGGCGCAGGGCGGCTACGTGCAGTCCGGTCCGATGCCGGCGCACCGCGACGCGCCCAAGGTCGGCCGCAACGATCCGTGCCCCTGCGGCAGCGGCAAGAAGTTCAAGCACTGCCACGGTCAGCTGGCCTGA
- the lpxC gene encoding UDP-3-O-acyl-N-acetylglucosamine deacetylase produces MAQQRTLKNVIRATGVGLHSGEKVYMTLRPAPVDTGIVFRRVDLSPVVEIPASAELVTETTLCTGLTCEGAKVQTVEHLMSAMAGLGVDNAYVELSSAELPIMDGSAGPFVFLIQSAGIAEQDAPKRFIRILRPVEVTEGDKVARFEPYDGFKLGFTVKFDHPMIPASQSRAEVDFSTGAYVNEVARARTFGFMRDLEYMRERNLGLGGSMDNAIVLDEFRVLNEDGLRYTDEFVRHKILDAIGDLYLAGRPILGAYEGFKSGHALNNKLVRALLAETSAWEEVTFEDRAMPSPVAYAAPALAV; encoded by the coding sequence ATGGCCCAGCAACGCACCCTCAAGAATGTGATCCGCGCGACGGGCGTGGGACTGCACAGTGGCGAAAAGGTCTACATGACCCTGCGCCCGGCTCCGGTCGATACCGGCATCGTGTTCCGGCGCGTCGACCTGTCGCCGGTGGTGGAGATTCCCGCCAGCGCCGAGCTCGTCACCGAGACCACGCTGTGCACCGGGCTGACCTGCGAGGGCGCGAAGGTGCAGACCGTCGAGCACCTGATGTCGGCGATGGCCGGCCTCGGCGTCGACAACGCCTATGTGGAACTGTCCTCGGCCGAGCTGCCGATCATGGATGGCTCCGCCGGTCCGTTCGTGTTCCTGATCCAGTCCGCCGGCATCGCCGAGCAGGACGCCCCCAAGCGCTTCATCCGCATCCTCCGCCCGGTGGAAGTCACCGAGGGCGACAAGGTGGCGCGGTTCGAGCCGTACGACGGCTTCAAGCTGGGCTTCACCGTCAAGTTCGACCATCCGATGATTCCGGCCTCGCAGTCGCGGGCGGAAGTGGATTTCTCCACCGGCGCCTACGTCAACGAAGTCGCGCGTGCGCGTACGTTCGGCTTCATGCGCGACCTAGAATACATGCGCGAGCGCAACCTCGGCCTCGGCGGCTCGATGGACAACGCCATCGTGCTGGACGAGTTCCGCGTGTTGAACGAAGACGGCCTGCGCTACACGGACGAGTTCGTCCGCCACAAGATCCTGGACGCCATCGGCGACCTGTACCTCGCCGGTCGGCCGATCCTGGGCGCCTACGAGGGCTTCAAGTCGGGCCACGCGCTGAACAACAAGCTGGTCCGCGCCCTGCTGGCTGAGACCTCGGCCTGGGAAGAAGTGACGTTCGAGGACCGCGCCATGCCGTCCCCCGTCGCCTATGCGGCGCCGGCCCTGGCCGTCTGA
- a CDS encoding Nudix family hydrolase, whose product MSTPLRSIHVMAAVITDARGRILLARRTEGRDLAGRWEFPGGKQEPGETAEDALVRELREELGIEARVGEHLISVPQQYPDKRLCLEVRHLTGWEGTPRGHEGQALAWVAPDKLTRYDMPPADRPVVAALLQPDRYLVTPEPEDPARWLASLEQALAQGIRRVQVRVRSLSGDAWRALAMEAVARCRAADAEVLLNGDIDLARDLQVGVHLRAAQLVELGARPLPDGLPVAASCHTAADLQQAEVLGCDFALLGSVHPTSSHPDGEPLGWPGFARLREGVSLPIYAIGGMTTDHIADARRHGAQGIAAIRGLWQENRAV is encoded by the coding sequence ATGTCCACTCCGTTGCGCTCCATCCACGTCATGGCGGCCGTCATCACCGACGCGCGCGGCCGCATCCTGCTCGCCCGCCGCACCGAGGGGCGCGACCTGGCCGGGCGCTGGGAGTTTCCCGGCGGCAAGCAGGAGCCCGGCGAAACTGCCGAAGACGCGCTGGTGCGCGAGCTGCGCGAGGAACTCGGCATCGAGGCCCGCGTGGGCGAGCACCTCATCAGCGTCCCGCAACAGTACCCCGACAAGCGGCTGTGCCTGGAAGTGCGGCACCTGACCGGATGGGAGGGGACGCCGCGCGGGCACGAAGGCCAGGCGCTCGCCTGGGTCGCGCCGGACAAGCTGACGCGCTACGACATGCCGCCGGCGGATCGCCCGGTGGTGGCGGCGCTGCTGCAGCCGGACCGCTATCTGGTCACGCCGGAACCGGAGGACCCGGCGCGCTGGCTGGCATCGCTGGAGCAGGCGCTGGCCCAGGGCATCCGCCGGGTACAGGTGCGCGTCCGCAGCCTGTCCGGGGACGCGTGGCGCGCACTCGCGATGGAGGCGGTCGCGCGCTGCCGCGCGGCCGATGCCGAGGTGCTGCTCAACGGCGACATCGATCTCGCCCGCGACCTGCAGGTGGGCGTGCACCTGCGCGCAGCACAGTTGGTCGAACTGGGCGCGCGGCCGCTGCCGGACGGACTGCCGGTCGCCGCGTCCTGCCACACGGCAGCCGACCTGCAGCAGGCGGAGGTGCTGGGTTGTGACTTTGCGCTGCTGGGCAGCGTCCACCCGACCTCCAGCCATCCGGACGGCGAACCGCTGGGATGGCCGGGCTTCGCCCGCCTGCGCGAGGGCGTATCGCTGCCGATCTACGCGATCGGCGGCATGACGACCGACCACATCGCCGATGCGCGCCGGCACGGTGCGCAGGGGATCGCCGCGATCCGGGGGCTGTGGCAGGAGAACCGGGCGGTCTGA
- a CDS encoding type II secretion system F family protein encodes MKGEQQSKNANFLRAELRKQGITPSVVKVKGKPLFGAAGKPVSAKDIAFFSRQMATMMKSGVPMVSSLEIIESGQKNIRMQKMVEQIRFDIEGGSSLYEAISKHPVQFDELYRNLVRAGEAAGVLETVLETVANYKENIEALKGKIKKAMFYPAMTIAVAILVSAVILMFVIPEFEKTFASFGTELPAFTQMIMAASRFMVSYWWLLLIIIGGASFLTSFFFKRSPAFQHAVDKAILKIPVIGQIMHNSSVARFARTTAVTFKAGVPLVEALETVAGATGNTVYEKAVHRMRDDVSVGYPLNMAMKQTQLFPHMVVQMTAIGEEAGALDTMLFKVAEYFEQEVNNAVDALSSLMEPFIMVIIGVLVGGLVIGMYLPIFKIAATVVG; translated from the coding sequence ATGAAGGGCGAACAGCAGTCGAAGAACGCCAACTTCCTGCGTGCCGAACTGCGCAAGCAGGGCATCACGCCGAGCGTGGTGAAGGTGAAGGGCAAGCCCCTGTTCGGTGCGGCCGGCAAGCCGGTCTCGGCGAAGGACATTGCGTTTTTCAGCCGCCAGATGGCGACGATGATGAAGTCCGGTGTGCCGATGGTATCGTCGCTTGAGATCATCGAGAGCGGACAGAAGAACATCCGCATGCAGAAGATGGTCGAGCAGATCCGCTTCGACATCGAGGGCGGCTCCTCTCTGTACGAAGCCATCAGCAAGCACCCGGTCCAGTTCGACGAGCTGTACCGCAACTTGGTACGTGCGGGCGAGGCAGCGGGCGTACTGGAGACGGTGCTGGAGACTGTCGCCAACTACAAGGAGAACATCGAGGCGCTGAAGGGCAAGATCAAGAAGGCGATGTTCTACCCTGCGATGACGATTGCAGTGGCCATCCTTGTCAGCGCCGTCATCCTGATGTTCGTGATTCCCGAGTTCGAGAAGACCTTCGCAAGCTTTGGTACCGAATTGCCGGCGTTCACCCAGATGATCATGGCCGCCTCTCGCTTCATGGTCAGCTACTGGTGGTTGCTGCTTATCATTATCGGCGGCGCCTCGTTCCTGACGTCGTTTTTCTTCAAGAGGTCTCCGGCATTCCAGCATGCCGTCGACAAGGCCATCCTGAAGATACCGGTGATCGGACAGATCATGCACAACTCGTCCGTCGCGCGTTTCGCACGCACCACGGCGGTGACCTTCAAGGCTGGCGTACCTCTGGTGGAGGCCCTGGAAACGGTCGCTGGCGCGACTGGCAACACCGTATACGAGAAAGCAGTGCACCGCATGCGCGATGACGTGTCCGTGGGCTATCCACTTAACATGGCCATGAAACAGACCCAGCTGTTCCCCCACATGGTGGTACAGATGACGGCTATCGGCGAAGAGGCCGGTGCACTCGACACCATGCTGTTCAAGGTGGCGGAGTACTTCGAACAAGAGGTCAACAATGCCGTGGACGCATTGTCGAGCCTCATGGAACCCTTCATCATGGTCATCATCGGCGTGCTGGTCGGTGGCCTGGTCATCGGCATGTACCTGCCGATCTTCAAGATCGCGGCAACGGTCGTCGGCTAA
- a CDS encoding DUF721 domain-containing protein, with product MSDSKSKPRRAGIAQPALQAALTDAATDPVRRALWLDALEQQLRPCLPPALAPHCRLANVAGKRLVFIVDSPVWNARLRLAAPELINVAQSIGLAVTEVTAKTSPAPLSKPAQDPVVPVSEASRRGLQAALDLLSEPDSAGTSTPGGGHRRGRKI from the coding sequence ATGTCTGATTCGAAGTCCAAGCCGCGCCGCGCCGGCATCGCACAACCTGCCCTGCAGGCCGCGCTGACGGATGCCGCCACCGACCCGGTGCGTCGCGCCCTCTGGCTCGACGCCTTGGAACAGCAGCTTCGCCCCTGCCTGCCTCCTGCCCTCGCGCCGCATTGCCGGTTGGCGAACGTGGCGGGCAAGCGGCTCGTTTTTATCGTCGACTCCCCCGTGTGGAACGCCCGGCTACGCCTGGCGGCACCCGAATTGATCAACGTGGCCCAATCCATCGGACTGGCGGTCACCGAAGTCACCGCCAAAACCAGCCCCGCGCCGCTCTCGAAGCCTGCGCAGGACCCGGTCGTACCCGTATCGGAGGCCTCCCGCAGAGGGCTGCAAGCGGCCCTCGACCTCCTGTCCGAACCGGACTCCGCCGGTACATCCACCCCTGGGGGCGGTCATCGCAGGGGCCGGAAAATTTGA